The Candidatus Thermoplasmatota archaeon nucleotide sequence CCCACGGTCAAGGCCGACGCCAGCAACGGGTATCCCGGGAGGCATCTGGACTACAGACAGGATCGAATCGAGGTTCACTGCCCCACTTACCGGTACTCCGATGACTGGCTTGAGCGTCCTGGCAGCAATGACGCCAGGGAGCGCCGCCGACAGGCCAGCGATCGCGATGAAGACCTCAGCATCAGCCTCCGAAACGAGCTTGTCCACCAGCTCTGGCGTCCTGTGCGCGCT carries:
- the purE gene encoding 5-(carboxyamino)imidazole ribonucleotide mutase; protein product: MSVQIVLGSKSDLKVAEKAVSILKELGVKYKVSIASAHRTPELVDKLVSEADAEVFIAIAGLSAALPGVIAARTLKPVIGVPVSGAVNLDSILSVVQMPPGIPVAGVGLDRGDNAALLAAEILALKDEKVMASLVKYRQKLKDNVLQDSKEVEI